tcaagtatgaattacatttaaaagtctagtctttttattttgtaatttagatGAGGTACTTTACCATCTATCTTATTTTAATGAGTTTAAAATTTTGTGCCTAAATCATCTTTCAATTTAGTATTACCATCCAGaaaacattttgtaaaaaaaatctagaacacCACCTTTTACACTAAACAAGTTCAATTGTGAGATTATATctaattttcaaccccatcagagatttGAGAAGGAACAAAATTGAGAATGTATGAAGTGTAGGGTTGCAGCCTCCAAAAATCAAGAAATAACAGAGATAGCTTATATTGCTGGACAGTCCCCAGTATTGCTtgtaacattggagcatctgtcttcagacTTCTGGCCCAGAACATCTGATAGACCTTaaatgaagcaggaattatgaattATGAATTAGTTTACCCTGTCTTGGGAGAGTTTGCAATCAACTATCCTGCATCCATTTGTTCTTTTTGGACAGCATTTTGTTTGCAATAAAGTTAGGGCATTTTTCCCTCAGTGGCTAGCCTGCCACAACTGAAGCAACTCTATATGGAGGTAATTGATGTTCAGTATCTTCCTTGAAGTGGAATGGGGTACTGTCCCAAGCAGAACTGTCTTGAGGAGCCAATATTAGCATttaaatacaagcagcatcaggccaactCACTAcagcttgtttgttttccagacaggatttcactatgtagctctgcctctcctggaacttacttactatgtagaccaggctggcctcaaacccacaataatccgcctgcctctgccttccaagtgctgggattaaaggtgtgcaccacgaTGCCCGGCTACAGACAACTTATAAAAACCATCATTTATGTAGGGTTTGTTTAGTGTTTAAGAGGGTCAGTTTCTGATCCTCATGGCAGGaagccatggcagcaggcaagcatgGGTTGGAGGCATGGGAACAGCAGCTGAGGCTCACATTTGCTCTGAAGACTTACatgggcagagagggagggactaACTGGCTGAGCTTGGGCTTCTTAAACCTCGAGGCCACGCCCAGTGACTTACCTCATCAATAAGACCACGCCCAGTGACTTGCCTCATCAATAAGGCCATGCCCAGTGACTTACCTcatcaacaaggccacgcccagtGGCTTACCTCATCAATAAGGCCACGCCTAGTACTTTTAACTGGAAACCAAGTATTCACATATGAGCCTGCAGaggccactctcattcaaaccatcccACAGAGgtgcgtgtgcacgtgcacacacacgtgtgcacacacacacactcacacatacacactcactcacacatagacAAATAGTTTGAGATACATATCCTAACAGACTATGGCCACTGTGTTCTGCATCTTAGGGCAGAGTGGGCTAGGCAAGTCCACCATGGTGAACACACTGTTCAAGTCCAAAGTATGGCAGTCAACTGTACCCAACCTGGATGTACCCATGCCACAGACATTGGAGCTGCACTCTGTGACCCATGGTGAGTgaccctgccccccaccccccgaggCCCAGCCAGGGCCATAGTCTTTCATGTCTCTCCCTCTACAGTCATCGAAGAGAAGGGATTGAAGCTGAAGCTGACGGTGACAGATACACCTGGCTTTGGAGACCAGATCAACAATGACAAGTGGTGGGTCCTGGGGTGGGCAGCCCCTGTCCCTGCAAGGTCTGTGAGAAACCATCCTGCTCTGTTTCCTTCTGTATACAATGTGTGTACTACtctctttctccaaaattgaagcGTGTTGAGTATGCACAGGTCTCAGGCAGCTGTCTACTACAGAACTCGTGCTCAATAAAAGCACCAGAAATCTATACTTCTGTAATCCCTGGACTCTTCCAACCGAAGCAgaagggtcatgagttcaaggccagccagagctacaagaCTGTCATGTCAGAAGAAAAAGTGAAGAATGGGCTGAGCATATGTATTAGCTTTGCGTTACACTTGAGCGTTAGAATGCCTCCACAGTATGTGTGAACCCTGGGCTCCATCTCCAAGAGCATAGTCAGCAGATTTGTTGGAGTGTTGAGCTGACAAGAGCAGGAAGGACCCAGCAGAGGACTGAAGAGATTCttgggtggctggagagatgtaaagtgcttgtcttgaaAACGCGAGGATCTGAGCTTAGTCCCCAGATTAAAAACCATGAGCTcatgtgggggttggggagtgggggtgggaagagaagCCAGGGATGGCCATGCATTCCTGAGGTCCTGTTACTGGGGAAACAGACAGGAGGGTCCTAGGGTTTGGCTGGCTAATCAGTCTAGCTCAAAATACAAGGTAAAGTCAGGTGAGGTAGTACCCGTCTTTTGCTCTTTTTGAAACGTGGTCTCACTATACATAGCGAGCTCTGGCTCATAGTAGGTCTGGATGtcttagaacttactatgtagaccaggctagcctcaaattcacagagatccacctgcctctgcctcctaagtgctggaattaaaacaCGTACGACTATGCCCAGCTGgcacccgcctttaatcccatcacttgctcaggagacaaaggcaagtgCGTCTCTCTGAACTCAAGAACAGCTTTGTTTCCATAGAGAGTTCCAAGtcaggcagagctacacagagagctcATAGAGAGCAACTAAGGAAAAGAGCCAaagactgacctctgacctccacacacatgtacatacatgtgcgcgcgcgtgcacacacacagagacatatacacaatGACTCTTGCACCCACCAAGTCACCAGGTGAGAAATAATGGTGTCCTGAACCATGCTGGTGACCAATTGCCGTTTAATAAGCAagcaaattttatatacatatgatatgtaTGTTAGTCTatgcattttatatacatatgacatGTATGTTAGTACatgcattttatatacatatgacatGTATGTTAgtatatgcattttatatacatatgatatgtaTGTTAGTCTATGCATCTTATATACAGATGACATGTATGTTAGTATATGCATGTGTTGATGCTGGAGAGTGAACAGAGAGTGTGGTATGTGTTAGCAAACATCGAATGGTATCCCAGCttcagtttttgctttttattccaAGACTCAGTTTTCCTAAATTatccaggttggctttgaacttactataatcctcctgcctcagtttcttgaaGAGCTGGCCTATTACACCAGGCTGAGCCAATAAATGCTATTAATATGCTCACTTTATGAATAGGAAATCTTCAACCTCAATGGCGAGAGGCagaggtctctgtgtgtgtctctgctcATGTAGATAGACCACCCAGAGGCCAGGagatgtgggtcctgggggtgGCACTGAGGAGATATCTCTGCCCCAGCTGGGACCCTATCCTGAGCTACATCAACCAACAGTATGAGCAGTATCTACAGGAGGAGCTTCTCATTACCCGCCAGCGCCACATCCCCGACACCCGTGTGCATTGCTGTGTGTACTTTGTGCCACCCACTGGCCACTGGTGAGGTGACCCACTGGCTGTGGGGAGGGCCACTTGGATGGGGGTAGGCATGATGAGAAGGATCCTTGATAGCAGCTTTGGGCTGGCTTTACTTCCCTCACTCATCCACCCAAGCCCCACTGTTACTGTCTTATAGTCTACGGCCCCTGGACATTGAGTTCCTGCGGCGGCTGTGCCGGACTGTGAATGTGGTACCTGTGATTGCCAGGGCTGACAGCCTAACCATTGAAGAACGAGATGCTTTCAGGAGCAGGGTGATCTGGGTGTCCAAGGCAGAGCTGGGTCAATGGGCAGGGAACAGAGTGGTTGGTGAACTGAGGTCATTTGTACTTGGCTCCCCAGATCCAGCAAAACCTGAAAACTCACTGCATCGATGTGTACCCACAGAAGTGTTTCGACGAGGACGTCAATGACAGGCTCCTCAACAGTAAGATCCGGGTAAGATGCAGACAGTGCGAAGGCCAGCAACACCAATGGCATTTGACCTTTACATCTGAAAACTGATCCCTCTCTGCAATCCCAggaaatgtgtgtatctgtgtaaagTTTCCTCATCTGTCCACAAATTCAAGATGAGCAACAAATAGCTCTTATCAGACAACccatagaaaaaaaatgcttgccaGCCTGGCTCTACCTGGAGAGCCATTCTTACATACATCCTTATATACATTCTTACATAGAAAGAACTCTTACTACTCAACAATAAGAGacaatcaaaatgtaaaatatacaagGGAAGCCAGACATGGTGCAAAACATATACCTCTgacatgttcatgcacacacacacacacacacacacacacacacacacacgctcacgcaaaaataaatgagtaaaaaatacaaatgtgccagacagtggtggtgaagcacacatctttaatcccagcactcaggaggcagaaacaactGCATCtctgagcaagttccaggacagccagggttacacaaagaaaccctgtcttggaagaaaacaaacaaaaatttaactcTTAGTTCCAGGTGTGGTAGCataggtctgtaatcccagcacccaggaagctgaggcaagaggattgtgaaTACAAGGCCAGTCTGTGTTACATGTTACATTAGATTGGGATATATCGTGATTCCTTATTTCAAAAAACCAGGCCAAGGACTGTGGAGCTGACAAGTTTGAATCTCTGCTTTCAACCACAAGTAAGTCAACAAGTGTAGAACCTGGCAAACTTCTGTGTGGATGGCCAGACAGTAATATTTTAGACTTTGTGGGCTAGACAGTCTCTGTGCAATTACTCAACCCTGCAGTTGTGGCCTGGGAGGAGCtgcagaggagagaaaacaatggGTTTCCTTCTATGCCAATGAAACAGCCTGTATGTAGAGTGTTTGGAAGCCCTGGGCTTTGTCCCCATcaccacagaaaagaaacatcCCAGGCCCTCGGTAAGTAGCACAGAGTCACAATGCATACCTGCTATGCATGAAGCTGTGATTTTAATCTCTACCATtccaaacaacaataataaaatcaaatatgttTTAATGATGAAggccatggtggtacatacctgtaaccctttgatcccagtacttgggtggtggaagcaggaggatcagaaattcaagcccatccttggctacatgagttcaaggccaatctgggatAGATGAAATCCCgtctcagaaaacaaatttttttttttttgctttggtttttttgtttctttgtttgtttgtttgttttgagacagggtttctctgtgtagccctggttgtcctggaacttgctctgtagaccaggctggcctcacacttacCTGCT
The nucleotide sequence above comes from Arvicanthis niloticus isolate mArvNil1 chromosome 6, mArvNil1.pat.X, whole genome shotgun sequence. Encoded proteins:
- the LOC117711146 gene encoding septin-12 isoform X1 → MDGRRPPSPCSSRPSSPRTPPCEMFAPVGIEAVLDQLRIKAMKTGFEFNIMVVGQSGLGKSTMVNTLFKSKVWQSTVPNLDVPMPQTLELHSVTHVIEEKGLKLKLTVTDTPGFGDQINNDKCWDPILSYINQQYEQYLQEELLITRQRHIPDTRVHCCVYFVPPTGHCLRPLDIEFLRRLCRTVNVVPVIARADSLTIEERDAFRSRIQQNLKTHCIDVYPQKCFDEDVNDRLLNSKIREQIPFAVVGADREHIVNGRCVLGRKTKWGIIEVENMAHCEFLLLRDLLIRSHLQDLKDITHNVHYENYRVIRLNESHLLPQGPGWVNLAPASPGQLMAPGPGKVRKRANKESKDDEC
- the LOC117711146 gene encoding septin-12 isoform X2, whose translation is MVNTLFKSKVWQSTVPNLDVPMPQTLELHSVTHVIEEKGLKLKLTVTDTPGFGDQINNDKCWDPILSYINQQYEQYLQEELLITRQRHIPDTRVHCCVYFVPPTGHCLRPLDIEFLRRLCRTVNVVPVIARADSLTIEERDAFRSRIQQNLKTHCIDVYPQKCFDEDVNDRLLNSKIREQIPFAVVGADREHIVNGRCVLGRKTKWGIIEVENMAHCEFLLLRDLLIRSHLQDLKDITHNVHYENYRVIRLNESHLLPQGPGWVNLAPASPGQLMAPGPGKVRKRANKESKDDEC